The following coding sequences lie in one Alosa alosa isolate M-15738 ecotype Scorff River chromosome 21, AALO_Geno_1.1, whole genome shotgun sequence genomic window:
- the LOC125286076 gene encoding protocadherin beta-15-like → MDSRVIPRNGAMLGLFVLVLMSQSVASDVSYSFPEETKRGYVIANIAKDIGLDISKLSARNPRVDTEDNRKRYCDVNRITGDLTVVERIDRDGLCGKKASCVIKQELVLENPLELHRINLHIQDINDNPPIFKNDVINFEIQESAVRGAHFLLDPAGDADIGENSVKSYSLQKNDHFVLKVHSSTYGDKYGELVLDKELDREQQEEVVLILTATDGGIPPRSGTVAIHVTVLDANDNAPVFSHDLYTVTLPENTPLNSVVVTVSATDADNGANGEVTYEFGHLSDDVVNLFSLDAKTGDILVTGPVDYEDENSYELHVQAKDGSGLASYTKVIIEITDVNDNAPMIFVKSLYSPVAENVAPGTEVGIINVQDRDSVASSQVRCSILNNVPFKLVPSIKKYFSLVTTGALDREVVSNYNITVMATDDGSPPLSTSSSIQIFVADVNDNAPAFDQQLYSALVTENNKPGTSICIVVAKDPDWRQNGTVTYSLLPGQINGVPLSSFVLINGDTGVIHAVRSFDYEQVKMFSVHVLARDNGSPPLSSNVTVRVHVKDENDNSPQILYPTPDGKSLMTEMVPKAAQANSIVSKVIAVDADSGQNSWLSYHITKASDPGLFIIGVHSGEIRTQRDVSVSDTMKQSLVVSVKDNGQPSLSASCTVHLLISDNLIEVPELKAMSYDDGSKLTTYLIIALVSVSTFFLTFIIITLAVKFCRRKRPRLLFDGAVAIPSAYLPPNYADVDGTGTLRSAYNYDAYLTTGSRTSDFKFVGSYTEGTMPIDMTLKKSASDDLLGAIDTVQ, encoded by the coding sequence ATGGATAGCCGAGTAATTCCTAGGAATGGCGCGATGCTCGGTCTTTTTGTCTTGGTTTTAATGTCGCAATCCGTTGCCAGTGATGTGAGTTATTCTTTTCCAGAGGAGACAAAACGTGGGTATGTGATTGCAAACATAGCCAAAGATATTGGTTTGGACATCAGCAAGTTATCAGCTCGTAACCCTCGTGTTGATACAGAAGATAACCGCAAACGTTATTGCGATGTGAATCGAATAACTGGGGATTTGACTGTAGTCGAAAGGATCGACAGAGATGGACTATGTGGAAAGAAGGCTTCGTGTGTTATAAAGCAAGAGCTAGTTTTGGAGAATCCACTGGAGTTGCATCGGATTAATCTTCACATTCAAGACATAAACGATAACCCCCCCATATTTAAGAATGATGTGATCAATTTTGAAATACAAGAGTCAGCTGTTAGAGGTGCACATTTCTTACTGGACCCAGCCGGTGACGCAGACATTGGAGAGAACTCCGTGAAGAGCTACTCGCTTCAGAAGAATGATCACTTTGTGTTGAAAGTGCACTCTAGTACATACGGAGATAAATATGGCGAGCTGGTGTTAGACAAAGAGCTGGATCGTGAGCAGCAGGAAGAGGTTGTATTAATTCTTACAGCCACTGATGGTGGGATTCCACCGAGGTCAGGTACCGTAGCTATTCATGTTACAGTGCTAGACGCTAATGACAACGCTCCTGTATTCAGTCATGACCTTTATACAGTCACTCTGCCTGAAAACACTCCTTTAAATTCCGTAGTGGTTACTGTGAGCGCCACCGATGCCGACAACGGAGCCAATGGAGAAGTGACATATGAGTTTGGTCATTTGTCCGACGATGTTGTAAATTTATTCTCCCTTGATGCTAAAACAGGAGATATATTAGTGACAGGTccggttgattacgaagatgaAAATTCCTATGAGCTACATGTTCAAGCTAAAGACGGGTCAGGCTTAGCGTCTTATACTAAAGTGATTATAGAAATCACTGATGTTAATGATAACGCACCTATGATATTTGTTAAGTCCCTGTACAGCCCCGTTGCCGAAAATGTAGCACCAGGAACAGAGGTGGGCATTATAAACGTGCAGGACAGAGACTCAGTAGCGAGCAGTCAGGTTCGCTGCTCCATCCTTAACAACGTGCCATTTAAACTCGTTCcatcaattaaaaaatatttttcgttGGTCACTACAGGCGCATTAGACCGTGAAGTAGTGTCTAATTACAATATAACTGTAATGGCTACAGACGATGGCTCTCCCCCACTGTCTACCTCCTCCAGCATCCAGATATTCGTTGCAGACGTGAATGATAATGCACCTGCGTTTGACCAGCAATTATATAGTGCTTTAGTGACCGAGAATAATAAACCAGGCACCTCAATTTGTATTGTAGTCGCAAAAGATCCGGATTGGAGACAAAACGGCACAGTGACGTATTCACTTTTACCTGGTCAGATCAATGGTGTGCCTTTGTCCTCCTTTGTATTAATTAACGGAGACACTGGGGTTATTCATGCTGTCAGGTCGTTTGATTACGAGCAGGTTAAGATGTTCAGTGTTCATGTGCTCGCCCGAGACAACGGCTCTCCTCCACTCAGTAGTAATGTGACCGTGCGTGTCCATGTGAAGGACGAGAACGATAACTCTCCACAGATATTATATCCAACTCCGGACGGCAAATCACTCATGACCGAGATGGTGCCCAAAGCTGCGCAGGCGAACTCCATTGTGTCCAAAGTCATCGCGGTGGATGCAGACTCAGGGCAGAACTCGTGGCTCTCCTATCATATTACAAAGGCCTCTGACCCTGGACTCTTTATAATCGGTGTCCACAGTGGAGAGATCCGGACGCAGAGAGACGTGTCTGTATCTGACACAATGAAGCAGAGTCTTGTCGTCTCCGTGAAAGATAATGGACAGCCCTCTCTTTCAGCGTCTTGTACTGTGCATTTACTTATTTCGGACAACTTGATTGAAGTCCCAGAACTGAAAGCTATGTCTTATGACGACGGCTCCAAACTCACAACTTATTTGATAATTGCACTCGTCTCTGTGTCGACGTTTTTCCTTACCTTTATTATCATCACTTTGGCTGTGAAGTTTTGTCGCAGAAAAAGACCCAGACTATTGTTTGATGGAGCTGTGGCGATCCCCAGTGCGTATCTCCCTCCCAATTACGCAGATGTGGATGGAACTGGAACACTTCGCAGTGCATACAACTACGACGCGTATTTGACCACGGGGTCGCGTACCAGTGACTTCAAGTTTGTCGGATCATACACAGAGGGAACTATGCCCATTGATATGACTCTTAAGAAATCTGCATCTGACGACTTGCTCGGTGCCATCGATACCGTCCAG
- the LOC125286075 gene encoding protocadherin beta-16-like produces MLNKGFPVAWLTLFLCLLVMVHGVKGDVSYSVLEEMKRGYVIGNIGKDLGLNVNELSARKARIDAEGNRKRFCNINVGTGDLTVAEMMDRESLCREKLSCVLKFELVLENPLELHKISLHVQDINDNSPVFSKEVIKLEISESAMKEARFRMSEAHDADIGQNAVQNYILERNEHFVLAVSLNKGNKKSLEMVLDKELDREQEQELTLILTAIDGGIPPRSGSVQIHVTVLDANDNAPVFTEEVYRATLPENSPVGTLVITVSATDLDEGLNGEVIYEFSRASSLEKNVFTLDSNTGEITVTGPIDFEEESIYEIQVEGKDGFGLSSDTKVIIELTDMNDNTPEIFLKSLNSHIPENALPGTEIGIINVQDRDSESNGEVRCVIGSNVPFKLVPSIKKYYSLVTTAELDREMQSDYNITITATDEGTPSLSSSKTVHLTVADVNDNPPVFLQQSYKAQITENNKPGSPICSVSATDPDWRQNGTVNYALYPGDIDGTPVSSLLSINGDTGAILAVRSFDYEKLKGFKVQVIARDNGSPPLNSNVTVSIMIADENDNTPQILYPAPEGNSLMTEMVPKAVQANSLVSKVIAVDADSGQNAWLSYHIVKATDPGLFTIGTHSGEIRTQRDISENDGMKQNLIVSVKDNGQPPLSATCTVYLLISDNLAEIPELKDASQDTGSKRTTYLIIALVSVSTFFLTFIIIILAVKFCHRRKPRLLFDGAVAIPSAYLPPNYADVDGTGTLRSVRSAYNYDAYLTTGSRTSDFKFVRSYNDGTLPADMTLRKTSSQDPFGPCDETDSSQVI; encoded by the coding sequence ATGCTGAACAAAGGATTCCCAGTGGCTTGGCTTACGCTCTTTCTTTGCCTGCTTGTCATGGTGCACGGTGTGAAGGGAGACGTGAGCTATTCTGTGCTGGAGGAGATGAAACGAGGATATGTTATCGGAAATATTGGGAAAGATCTTGGACTGAATGTGAATGAATTATCTGCTAGGAAGGCTAGAATTGACGCTGAAGGTAATCGCAAACGTTTCTGCAATATTAATGTGGGTACTGGAGATTTGACCGTCGCCGaaatgatggacagagagagtctCTGCAGGGAAAAACTCTCTTGCGTTTTAAAATTTGAGCTGGTGCTAGAAAATCCATTGGAGCTACATAAAATATCACTGCATGTTCAAGACATAAACGATAATTCACCAGTCTTCTCTAAAGAGGTGATTAAATTAGAGATTAGCGAATCGGCGATGAAAGAAGCGCGTTTTCGAATGAGTGAAGCACACGATGCAGACATAGGACAAAACGCAGTACAGAACTATATACTAGAAAGGAATGAACACTTTGTGTTGGCTGTCTCCTTAAACAAAGGCAATAAGAAGAGTCTTGAGATGGTTTTGGACAAAGAGCTTGACCgtgagcaggagcaggagttAACTTTAATTCTCACTGCCATTGATGGTGGCATTCCACcgagatcaggcagtgtgcagaTACACGTCACTGTACTGGATGCAAATGACAATGCTCCAGTGTTTACAGAAGAGGTATACCGAGCAACTCTGCCTGAAAATTCACCAGTGGGCACATTAGTGATTACAGTTAGTGCAACTGATTTAGACGAAGGATTAAATGGAGAAGTGATTTACGAGTTCAGCCGAGCATCTTCAttggaaaaaaatgtgtttacgCTGGATTCTAATACAGGTGAAATTACAGTTACTGGACCCATAGATTTTGAGGAAGAATCCATATATGAGATACAAGTTGAAGGGAAAGATGGATTTGGTCTGTCATCAGACACAAAAGTAATTATAGAGTTGACAGATATGAATGACAACACACCAGAAATATTTCTGAAATCACTCAATAGTCACATTCCCGAGAACGCACTGCCTGGCACAGAAATTGGCATCATTAATGTGCAAGATAGAGATTCTGAGAGTAACGGAGAGGTCCGCTGCGTCATTGGGTCAAATGTGCCCTTCAAACTTGTTCCatctattaaaaaatattattcccTTGTGACAACTGCTGAACTAGACCGCGAGATGCAATCTGATTATAACATTACCATCACTGCTACTGACGAAGGCACTCCATCTCTTTCATCCTCGAAAACAGTCCACTTAACGGTGGCTGATGTTAACGATAATCCGCCTGTTTTCCTGCAACAATCGTACAAAGCGCAAATTACAGAAAATAACAAACCAGGTTCCCCAATATGTTCCGTGTCTGCCACAGACCCAGACTGGAGACAGAATGGCACAGTGAATTACGCACTATATCCTGGCGATATAGACGGCACTCCAGTGTCCTCTCTGCTATCTATTAATGGAGATACAGGTGCCATTCTCGCTGTAAGGTCATTTGATTACGAGAAGTTGAAAGGTTTCAAGGTCCAAGTCATTGCCCGAGATAACGGGTCTCCTCCGCTCAATAGCAATGTTACTGTGAGCATCATGATCGCAGATGAGAACGATAACACACCGCAGATACTATACCCAGCTCCTGAGGGAAATTCTCTGATGACCGAGATGGTGCCCAAAGCTGTGCAGGCGAACTCTCTGGTCTCCAAGGTTATTGCCGTGGACGCAGACTCAGGGCAGAACGCGTGGCTTTCTTATCACATCGTTAAAGCTACTGATCCAGGACTTTTCACCATCGGTACCCACAGTGGAGAGATCAGAACGCAGAGAGACATTTCTGAAAACGATGGGATGAAACAGAACCTGATTGTCTCCGTGAAGGACAACGGTCAGCCCCCTCTATCAGCAACGTGCACAGTGTATTTACTTATTTCAGATAATTTAGCTGAGATCCCCGAGCTGAAAGACGCGTCTCAGGATACTGGATCTAAACGAACCACATATTTGATTATTGCGCTGGTGTCTGTTTCCACCTTTTTCCTGACTTTTATCATTATCATTTTGGCTGTGAAGTTTTGCCACAGGAGAAAGCCTAGACTGTTGTTTGATGGTGCTGTGGCCATTCCAAGCGCTTATCTCCCACCAAATTACGCAGACGTGGATGGCACTGGAACTTTGCGCAGCGTCCGCAGCGCTTATAATTATGACGCGTATTTGACCACGGGATCGCGCACCAGTGACTTTAAATTTGTGAGATCCTACAATGATGGCACCCTTCCTGCTGATATGACTTTACGAAAGACGTCCTCTCAAGATCCGTTCGGACCTTGTGATGAAACAGATTCTTCCCAGGTAATATAA
- the LOC125286081 gene encoding LOW QUALITY PROTEIN: protocadherin beta-14-like (The sequence of the model RefSeq protein was modified relative to this genomic sequence to represent the inferred CDS: deleted 1 base in 1 codon) gives MEYKGFAQIQLLFTVLVLLTRATDGDVSYSIQEEMKQGSVIGNIAKDLGLTVNMLSARNARIDAESNRKHYSNVNIKTGDLIVAERIDRDGLCGKKASCVLKQELVLENPLELHRVSLHVQDVNDNSPHFKKDVIELEIAESADKGARFLLEEAHDADIGQNAVESYTLQSNDHFTLSVQSNSIGGKYSELILNKELDREQQQELTLVLSAIDGGVPPRSGTVAIHVTVLDANDNAPVFSQSVYKVSLPENSPLDTVVATVSATDADVGANGEVRYEFGHVSEEDLKLFSLDPVSGEIRVTGPD, from the exons ATGGAGTACAAAGGTTTTGCTCAGATTCAACTACTGTTCACCGTTCTTGTCCTTTTGACTCGCGCTACCGATGGGGATGTCAGCTATTCCATTCAAGAGGAAATGAAACAGGGATCCGTGATTGGGAATATAGCTAAGGATCTTGGACTTACAGTGAATATGTTGTCAGCTCGGAATGCCCGCATTGATGCAGAAAGTAATCGGAAACATTACAGCAATGTCAACATCAAAACTGGAGATTTAATCGTAGCCGAGAGGATTGACCGAGATGGTCTTTGTGGAAAGAAGGCTTCGTGTGTTTTGAAACAAGAGCTTGTGCTGGAAAACCCTTTGGAATTGCATCGTGTCAGTCTTCATGTTCAAGACGTAAACGACAATTCCCCTCATTTTAAAAAGGATGTGATTGAGTTAGAAATTGCAGAATCGGCCGACAAAGGCGCTCGATTCTTATTGGAGGAGGCGCATGATGCGGACATCGGACAGAATGCAGTGGAAAGCTATACTTTACAAAGTAACGACCATTTTACATTA AGTGTTCAGAGCAATAGTATTGGAGGCAAGTACAGCGAGTTAATATTGAATAAAGAGCTTGATCGTGAGCAACAACAGGAGCTGACGTTAGTTCTATCAGCTATTGATGGCGGGGTACCACCGAGATCAGGCACTGTAGCTATACACGTAACCGTGCTGGATGCAAATGACAATGCTCCTGTTTTTAGCCAGTCTGTTTATAAAGTCAGTCTACCTGAAAACTCTCCCTTAGACACGGTAGTGGCGACAGTGAGCGCTACTGACGCCGATGTTGGAGCAAATGGAGAGGTACGTTATGAATTTGGTCACGTGTCGGAGGAAGATTTGAAATTGTTTTCTTTAGATCCTGTAAGTGGGGAAATTCGAGTAACTGGACCGGATTGA
- the LOC125286077 gene encoding protocadherin gamma-B7-like — translation MLNKGLPAACLTLFLCLLVIVHNVKADVSYSVLEEMKRGYVIGNIGKDLGLNVNELFARKARIDAEGNRKRFCNINVGTGDLTVAEMMDRENLCREKLSCVLKFELVLENPLELHKITLHIQDINDNLPVFPKDIIKLEIRESADKGARFRMIEAHDADIGQNAVQNYMLERNDYFILAVSPNNDGGKNLELVLDKELDRERQQELTLILTASDGGIPPRSGSVQIHVTVLDANDNAPVFTEEVYRATLPENSPIGTLVIKVSATDLDEGINGEVTYEFSRASSLAKTAFTLDSNTGDITVSGPIDFEEESIYEMRVEGKDGFGLSTGTKVIIELTDVNDNTPEIFLKSLNSHIPENAPPGTEIGIINVQDRDSESNGEVHCVIGSNMPFKLVPSIKNIIPL, via the coding sequence ATGCTGAACAAAGGATTACCGGCGGCTTGCCTCACGCTCTTTCTTTGCCTGCTTGTCATAGTCCACAATGTGAAGGCAGACGTGAGCTATTCTGTGCTGGAGGAGATGAAACGAGGATATGTTATCGGAAACATTGGAAAAGATCTTGGACTGAATGTGAATGAATTATTTGCTAGGAAGGCTCGAATTGACGCTGAAGGTAATCGCAAACGTTTCTGCAATATCAATGTGGGTACTGGAGATTTGACCGTCGCCGaaatgatggacagagagaaCCTCTGCAGGGAAAAACTCTCATGTGTTTTGAAATTCGAGCTGGTGCTAGAAAATCCTTTGGAGCTTCATAAAATTACGCTGCATATTCAGGATATCAACGACAACTTACCGGTCTTTCCCAAAGACATTATTAAATTAGAGATCAGGGAATCTGCAGATAAGGGTGCTCGTTTTCGCATGATTGAGGCACACGATGCCGATATAGGACAAAACGCAGTGCAGAATTATATGTTAGAAAGGAATGATTATTTCATATTGGCTGTTTCTCCAAACAATGATGGGGGGAAGAATCTTGAATTAGTTTTGGATAAAGAGCTAGACCGTGAGAGACAGCAGGAGCTAACTTTAATTCTCACTGCCAGTGATGGTGGCATTCCACcgagatcaggcagtgtgcagaTACACGTCACTGTACTGGATGCGAATGACAATGCTCCAGTGTTTACCGAGGAGGTTTATCGAGCTACTCTGCCTGAGAACTCACCAATAGGTACATTAGTGATAAAAGTTAGTGCAACTGATTTAGATGAAGGAATAAATGGAGAAGTGACGTATGAGTTCAGTCGAGCATCTTCTTTGGCGAAAACTGCGTTTACACTGGATTCTAATACTGGTGATATTACAGTTAGTGGACCAATAGATTTTGAAGAAGAATCTATTTATGAGATGCGTGTTGAAGGGAAAGATGGATTTGGCCTGTCCACGGGCACAAAAGTAATTATTGAGCTTAcagatgtgaatgataacacacCAGAAATATTTCTGAAATCCCTGAATAGCCATATTCCGGAGAACGCACCGCCCGGCACAGAAATTGGCATCATTAATGTGCAAGATAGAGATTCCGAGAGTAACGGAGAGGTCCACTGCGTCATTGGGTCAAATATGCCATTTAAACTTGTCCcatctattaaaaatattattcCCTTGTGA